A region from the Lolium perenne isolate Kyuss_39 chromosome 4, Kyuss_2.0, whole genome shotgun sequence genome encodes:
- the LOC127348658 gene encoding ethylene-responsive transcription factor ERF021-like, whose translation METLLDNAATAEQDREQYRGVRKRKWGKWVSEIREPGKKTRIWLGSFETPEMAAVAHDVASLRLRGREARLNFPDIAHLFRRPATAEPDDVRAAALEAAAQVRFRPDLLLQTGGCGSGGSCSPDLLDDVAWDVMLGADDLEAQSPNMWAELAEAMLLAPPVWEGSAVDNDEWANGSLWDPSCWSY comes from the coding sequence ATGGAGACCTTGCTGGACAATGCCGCCACTGCCGAGCAGGACCGGGAGCAGTACCGTGGGGTGAGGAAGAGGAAGTGGGGCAAGTGGGTGTCGGAGATCAGGGAGCCCGGCAAGAAGACGCGCATCTGGCTGGGCAGCTTCGAGACGCCGGAGATGGCCGCTGTGGCGCACGACGTGGCCTCTCTCCGGCTGCGCGGGCGAGAGGCCAGGCTCAACTTCCCGGACATCGCCCATCTCTTCCGCAGGCCGGCCACCGCCGAGCCCGACGACGTccgggcggcggcgctggaggccGCGGCTCAGGTGCGGTTCAGGCCCGACCTCCTGCTGCAGACCGGCGGCTGTGGCAGCGGCGGCAGCTGCTCCCCGGACTTGCTCGATGACGTGGCCTGGGATGTCATGCTCGGCGCTGATGATCTGGAGGCCCAGTCGCCCAACATGTGGGCTGAGCTGGCGGAGGCCATGCTGTTGGCCCCACCTGTCTGGGAGGGCAGTGCCGTAGACAATGACGAGTGGGCCAATGGCTCGCTCTGGGACCCGTCTTGCTGGAGCTACTAA